A genome region from Methylorubrum populi includes the following:
- a CDS encoding adenylosuccinate synthase, protein MANVVVVGAQWGDEGKGKIVDWLSEQADIVVRFQGGHNAGHTLVVGNAVYKLSLLPSGVVRPNTLGVIGNGVVLDPYALASEIDRLAGQGVTVTRENLRVADNATLILSLHRELDALREDGAPGTKIGTTKRGIGPAYEDKVGRRAIRLMDLAEPETLPPKIERLLAHHNALRRGFGLEEIAEATILGELTGIAERVLPYQDTVWHLLDEARRGGKRILFEGAQGALLDVDHGTYPFVTSSNTVAGQAATGSGLGPRAIGYVLGIAKAYTTRVGEGPFPTELHDEIGQRIGERGHEFGTVTGRKRRCGWFDACLVRQTVQTSGIDGIALTKLDVLDGFDEIRVCTAYDIDGQRFDHLPASQAAQQRAVPVYETIPGWSGTTAGARSWADLPAQAIKYVRRIEELIGAPVALLSTSPERDDTILMHNPFED, encoded by the coding sequence ATGGCGAACGTCGTCGTCGTAGGCGCCCAGTGGGGCGACGAGGGCAAGGGCAAGATCGTCGACTGGCTCTCCGAGCAGGCCGACATCGTCGTCCGCTTCCAGGGCGGCCACAATGCCGGCCACACGCTGGTGGTGGGGAACGCCGTCTACAAGCTCTCGCTGCTGCCCTCCGGCGTGGTTCGCCCGAACACGCTGGGCGTGATCGGCAACGGCGTGGTGCTCGACCCTTACGCGCTGGCCTCCGAGATCGACCGCCTCGCCGGCCAGGGCGTGACCGTGACCCGCGAGAACCTGCGGGTGGCCGACAACGCCACGCTGATCCTCTCGCTCCACCGCGAGCTCGACGCGCTGCGCGAGGACGGGGCCCCGGGCACCAAGATCGGCACGACCAAGCGCGGCATCGGCCCGGCCTACGAGGACAAGGTCGGCCGCCGGGCGATCCGCCTGATGGATCTGGCCGAGCCCGAGACCCTGCCGCCGAAGATCGAGCGCCTGCTCGCCCACCACAACGCCCTGCGCCGCGGCTTCGGCCTCGAAGAGATCGCCGAAGCGACGATTCTCGGCGAGCTGACGGGCATCGCCGAGCGGGTTCTGCCCTATCAGGACACCGTCTGGCACCTGCTCGACGAGGCGCGCCGCGGCGGCAAGCGCATCCTGTTCGAGGGTGCGCAGGGCGCGCTGCTCGACGTCGATCACGGCACCTACCCGTTCGTGACCTCCTCCAACACCGTGGCCGGGCAGGCCGCGACCGGGTCGGGCCTCGGCCCGCGCGCCATCGGCTACGTGCTCGGCATCGCCAAGGCCTACACCACCCGCGTCGGCGAGGGCCCGTTCCCGACCGAGCTGCACGATGAGATCGGCCAGCGCATCGGCGAGCGCGGCCATGAATTCGGCACCGTCACCGGCCGCAAGCGCCGCTGCGGCTGGTTCGACGCCTGTCTCGTGCGCCAGACCGTGCAGACCTCAGGGATCGACGGCATCGCCCTGACCAAGCTCGACGTGCTCGACGGCTTCGACGAGATCCGGGTCTGCACCGCCTACGACATCGACGGGCAGCGCTTCGACCATCTCCCCGCGAGCCAGGCGGCGCAGCAGCGCGCCGTGCCGGTCTACGAGACGATTCCCGGCTGGAGCGGCACCACGGCGGGCGCCCGCTCCTGGGCCGACCTGCCGGCCCAGGCGATCAAGTACGTGCGCCGGATCGAGGAACTGATCGGCGCGCCGGTCGCGCTGCTCTCCACCTCGCCGGAGCGCGACGACACCATCCTCATGCACAACCCCTTCGAGGATTGA
- a CDS encoding histidine kinase, translated as MADYYPLLARALDALPDRSPALRRAVYDRARSALIAQLRSLDPPVPEADIDLERQALDTAIGRLEAEYAAPPVAVQEPGKAPEDAPRAPSPPPPEPLRSEPLAHAPRPPSLPEPEPPQVSDEPQALPPAALPAGIAPGAPFAEPKPPGETLPFMPPPRRPRPDDTAKPEPEPSTPDGFIPSTPASEATDDAVAPEASPVAEAGNGRQRPRIDVVAPTEGRSRLLRNLFVGGVLAAVIALIAVAAFFLRDRPSDLQQSAAEQETPTEQPDAKFSDRVGAERTEAEARPKPPEPGTAPAQPEVTVSQKAILYEENQSDSRAQPISTAGHAVWRLEAVNGEQGEPLQTALRVTVAFPDAGLTLMMTLRRNLDATLPASHTVELAFTNDSGAGAKRVVQNIGLLQLKDEEAARGSPVSGLPVRVRDNLFLIGLSSLKGDVDRNTELLLHRNWLDLAVTYASGQRAVISFEKGSAGAQALQAAFAQWKE; from the coding sequence ATGGCCGACTATTATCCGTTGCTGGCACGTGCGCTCGACGCCCTGCCCGACCGCTCGCCGGCACTCCGCCGGGCGGTCTACGACCGCGCGCGCAGCGCCCTGATCGCCCAGCTCCGCTCCCTCGACCCGCCGGTGCCGGAGGCGGATATCGACTTGGAGCGCCAGGCCCTCGACACGGCGATCGGGCGCCTCGAGGCCGAGTACGCGGCGCCTCCCGTCGCCGTTCAGGAGCCCGGGAAGGCGCCGGAGGACGCACCCCGGGCGCCCTCTCCCCCGCCGCCGGAACCGCTCCGGTCGGAACCGCTCGCGCACGCCCCACGGCCGCCATCCCTGCCGGAGCCGGAGCCGCCGCAGGTCTCGGACGAGCCGCAGGCCCTGCCGCCCGCCGCCCTGCCGGCCGGGATCGCGCCGGGAGCACCGTTCGCGGAGCCGAAGCCGCCGGGCGAGACCCTCCCCTTCATGCCGCCGCCGCGCCGGCCGAGGCCGGACGACACGGCGAAGCCCGAGCCCGAGCCGTCGACGCCGGACGGCTTCATCCCGTCGACGCCGGCGTCCGAAGCGACCGACGACGCCGTGGCTCCCGAGGCGTCCCCCGTGGCCGAGGCCGGCAACGGACGCCAGCGGCCGCGCATCGACGTGGTGGCCCCCACCGAGGGCCGTTCGCGCCTCCTGCGCAACCTGTTCGTCGGCGGCGTGCTGGCGGCCGTGATCGCGCTGATCGCGGTGGCGGCCTTCTTCCTGCGCGATCGCCCGTCCGACCTTCAGCAGAGCGCCGCCGAGCAGGAAACGCCGACCGAGCAGCCGGACGCGAAGTTCTCCGACCGGGTCGGCGCCGAGCGTACCGAGGCCGAGGCGCGCCCGAAGCCGCCCGAGCCGGGCACCGCCCCGGCTCAGCCGGAGGTGACCGTCTCGCAGAAGGCGATCCTCTACGAGGAGAACCAGAGCGATTCCCGTGCCCAGCCGATCTCGACCGCCGGCCACGCCGTCTGGCGCCTGGAGGCGGTGAACGGGGAGCAGGGCGAACCGCTCCAGACGGCCCTGCGGGTCACCGTCGCGTTCCCGGATGCCGGCCTCACGCTGATGATGACCCTGCGCAGGAACCTCGACGCGACGCTGCCTGCCTCGCACACGGTCGAACTGGCCTTCACCAACGATTCCGGTGCGGGGGCGAAGCGGGTGGTGCAGAATATCGGCCTGCTCCAGCTCAAGGACGAGGAGGCCGCCCGCGGCTCCCCCGTCTCCGGGCTGCCGGTGCGGGTGCGCGACAACCTGTTCCTGATCGGCCTGTCCTCGCTCAAGGGCGACGTCGACCGCAACACCGAGCTGCTGCTGCACAGGAACTGGCTCGATCTGGCGGTGACCTACGCGTCCGGCCAGCGGGCGGTCATCAGCTTCGAGAAGGGCTCGGCCGGGGCCCAGGCTCTGCAGGCCGCCTTCGCGCAGTGGAAGGAATAA
- the rpoH gene encoding RNA polymerase sigma factor RpoH, which produces MAGALPVLANEGGLSRYLDEIRKFPMLEPAEEFTLAKSWRDAGDREAAHRLVTSHLRLVAKIAMGYRGYGLPISEVVSEGNVGLMQAVKRFDPDKGFRLATYAMWWIKAAIQEYILRSWSLVKMGTTANQKKLFFNLRKAKGRISALDEGDLRPEQVQQIATSLGVPEQDVVDMNRRLSGDTSLNAPLREEGEGEWQDWLVDNSPSQETVLAREEEGRNRLSALRDALGVLNPRERRIFEARRLADDPITLEDLSGEFGVSRERVRQIEVRAFEKVQEAVKRNLATRELPRAEARVS; this is translated from the coding sequence ATGGCCGGCGCTCTGCCCGTGCTTGCCAATGAGGGAGGCCTATCGCGCTACCTCGACGAGATTCGCAAGTTCCCGATGCTGGAGCCGGCGGAGGAGTTTACCCTTGCCAAGAGCTGGCGCGACGCGGGTGACCGGGAGGCGGCCCACCGCCTCGTGACCTCGCATCTGCGCCTCGTGGCCAAGATCGCCATGGGCTACCGCGGCTACGGCCTGCCGATCAGCGAGGTCGTGTCCGAGGGCAATGTCGGCCTGATGCAGGCCGTCAAGCGGTTCGACCCCGACAAGGGCTTCCGGCTGGCCACCTACGCGATGTGGTGGATCAAGGCTGCGATCCAGGAATACATCCTGCGCTCGTGGTCGCTGGTGAAGATGGGCACCACCGCCAACCAGAAGAAGCTGTTCTTCAACCTACGCAAGGCCAAGGGCCGCATCTCCGCCCTCGACGAGGGCGATCTGCGCCCCGAGCAGGTGCAGCAGATCGCGACATCCCTGGGCGTGCCCGAGCAGGACGTGGTCGACATGAACCGGCGCCTGTCCGGCGACACCTCGCTCAACGCGCCCCTGCGCGAGGAGGGCGAGGGCGAGTGGCAGGACTGGCTGGTCGACAACAGCCCGAGCCAGGAGACCGTGCTCGCCCGCGAGGAGGAGGGGCGCAACCGCCTCTCGGCCCTGCGCGACGCGCTCGGCGTTCTGAATCCGCGCGAGCGCCGCATCTTCGAGGCGCGGCGGCTCGCCGACGACCCGATCACCCTGGAGGATCTGTCGGGCGAGTTCGGCGTCTCCCGCGAGCGCGTCCGCCAGATCGAGGTGCGCGCCTTCGAGAAGGTGCAGGAGGCGGTCAAGCGCAACCTCGCGACCCGCGAACTGCCGCGGGCCGAAGCGCGGGTTTCCTGA
- a CDS encoding RluA family pseudouridine synthase, producing MSSTVLSTIPGAGEARSLVLDEGVSPERLDRVLARAFEDLSRARLQALVREGLVHCDGAVVRDPARKVGAGSRLDLGVPAPLPAEPRGEALPLAVIHEDADLIVIDKPAGLVVHPAAGHEDGTLVNRLIAHCGESLSGIGGVRRPGIVHRLDKDTSGLLVVAKNDLAHQGLSAQFADHGRSGALERAYLALVWGMPEPRGGTIRANLARSRHNREKIAVVREGEGREAITHYRVEALPDAAGVTALLRCRLETGRTHQIRVHLSHRGHPLLGDPVYGGAFKTKAARLAEPARAALDRLGRQALHATELGFLHPRSGERLRFESPLPEDFSGLLAALG from the coding sequence GTGTCCTCCACGGTGCTCTCCACGATCCCCGGCGCGGGCGAGGCGCGCAGCCTCGTCCTCGACGAGGGCGTTTCGCCCGAGCGGCTCGACCGCGTCCTCGCGCGGGCCTTCGAGGATCTGTCGCGCGCCCGGCTCCAGGCGCTGGTGCGCGAGGGCCTCGTACACTGCGACGGCGCGGTGGTGCGCGATCCCGCGCGCAAGGTCGGCGCGGGCAGCCGGCTCGATCTCGGCGTGCCGGCACCGCTGCCGGCCGAGCCTCGGGGCGAGGCGCTGCCGCTCGCCGTGATCCACGAGGACGCGGATCTGATCGTCATCGACAAGCCGGCGGGTCTCGTCGTGCATCCGGCGGCGGGGCACGAGGACGGCACCCTGGTCAACCGGTTGATCGCCCATTGCGGGGAGAGCCTGTCCGGCATCGGCGGCGTGCGCCGGCCCGGCATCGTCCACCGCCTCGACAAGGACACGAGCGGCCTGCTCGTCGTCGCCAAGAACGACCTCGCGCATCAGGGCCTCTCGGCGCAGTTCGCCGATCACGGCCGCAGCGGCGCCCTGGAGCGGGCCTATCTCGCCCTGGTCTGGGGCATGCCGGAGCCGCGCGGCGGCACGATCCGGGCGAACCTCGCCCGCTCGCGCCACAACCGCGAGAAGATCGCCGTGGTGCGCGAAGGAGAGGGGCGGGAGGCGATCACCCATTACAGGGTCGAGGCGCTGCCCGATGCGGCGGGCGTCACGGCGCTGCTGCGCTGCCGGCTGGAGACGGGGCGCACCCACCAGATCCGGGTGCATCTGAGCCATCGCGGCCATCCGCTGCTGGGGGATCCGGTCTATGGCGGCGCCTTCAAGACCAAGGCGGCCCGGCTCGCCGAACCCGCCCGCGCCGCGCTCGACCGGCTCGGGCGGCAGGCCCTGCACGCGACCGAACTCGGCTTCCTTCATCCGCGCTCGGGCGAACGCCTGCGCTTCGAGAGCCCGCTGCCGGAGGATTTTTCGGGGTTGCTCGCCGCCCTCGGATGA
- the gmtX gene encoding gamma-mobile-trio protein GmtX yields the protein MTPEAKEALATVATRRDELMAAATTDQVRVKLGNLDEVCRVLVVDAGQRLTVPEVVRRYKARFVAREQSLAEQSLRNKRGGSNPYHALYTAWAGAAEFVLAPRRTRRQPPMPGEMLSQDDVAGIDDVPLRHQVGLVLAQNRSLKAQLDMLKDVRNAPVLRIEGGLDRFGGGQGSAQVMPLANHLALTETEVEALRDFVDRRRLKARGLRGAEDGAVESMDGRRFSDPGFLEAVDKIVRSYDR from the coding sequence ATGACACCGGAGGCGAAGGAGGCCCTGGCCACGGTCGCCACGCGCCGTGACGAGCTCATGGCGGCGGCGACGACCGACCAAGTTCGCGTCAAGCTGGGCAACCTCGACGAAGTCTGCCGCGTCCTCGTCGTCGACGCCGGGCAGAGGCTCACGGTGCCGGAGGTCGTACGGCGCTACAAGGCGCGGTTCGTCGCCCGCGAGCAGAGCCTCGCCGAGCAGTCGCTCAGGAACAAGCGCGGAGGGTCCAACCCGTACCACGCGCTGTACACGGCATGGGCGGGGGCCGCCGAGTTCGTGCTCGCACCTCGTCGGACGCGCAGGCAGCCGCCGATGCCGGGCGAAATGCTGTCGCAGGACGACGTCGCCGGCATCGACGACGTTCCGCTGCGCCATCAGGTGGGTTTGGTGCTGGCGCAGAACCGGAGCCTCAAGGCTCAACTCGACATGCTGAAGGACGTGCGGAACGCCCCTGTCCTTCGCATCGAGGGTGGGCTCGACCGCTTCGGCGGCGGGCAAGGCTCGGCGCAAGTCATGCCGTTGGCCAACCACCTCGCCTTGACGGAAACGGAGGTCGAGGCGCTGAGGGACTTCGTGGACCGGAGACGCCTGAAGGCCAGGGGCCTGCGAGGCGCGGAGGACGGGGCTGTCGAGAGTATGGACGGTCGCCGGTTCTCCGACCCCGGCTTCCTGGAAGCCGTCGACAAGATCGTCCGCAGCTACGACCGCTAG
- a CDS encoding ATP-dependent RecD-like DNA helicase: protein MGDPAQLPPVGFGLVFHRLVADVGITAHLSHVHRQAAATGIPAAASAVRGKAMPTFTPYDGARDGVSFVEADGEGLAEEVRRVALDLGIDEGGALVVTATNDGDAGVHVLNETLHEHHVERTGFDEMRGLLGRFFAVGSPVIFGRNDYRLGLFNGLLGKVVRTFPDDMAVSVLFDDEAEPRLLSSEHLVDLDLAYAVTCHKCQGSSASRVVVPVYPSRVVDPSWLYTAMTRGERQVVFVGDPGHFGDALAKPFAASLRRVGLRWDGVGE, encoded by the coding sequence GTGGGGGACCCGGCGCAATTGCCGCCGGTCGGTTTCGGCCTCGTCTTCCATCGGCTGGTCGCCGACGTCGGCATCACCGCCCACCTGTCGCACGTGCACCGGCAAGCGGCCGCGACGGGCATCCCCGCCGCGGCATCCGCCGTGCGCGGGAAGGCGATGCCGACGTTCACGCCGTACGATGGCGCGCGCGACGGCGTTTCCTTCGTGGAAGCCGACGGCGAGGGGCTGGCCGAGGAGGTCCGACGCGTGGCGCTCGACCTCGGCATCGACGAAGGCGGCGCCCTCGTCGTGACCGCGACCAACGACGGTGACGCGGGCGTGCACGTGTTGAACGAAACCCTTCACGAGCACCATGTCGAACGGACCGGCTTCGACGAGATGCGGGGCCTGCTCGGCCGGTTCTTCGCGGTTGGCTCGCCGGTGATCTTCGGGCGGAACGACTACCGTCTCGGTCTCTTCAACGGCCTCCTGGGCAAGGTCGTGCGAACCTTCCCGGACGACATGGCGGTGTCGGTCCTGTTCGACGACGAGGCCGAGCCGCGTCTCCTGTCGTCGGAGCACCTCGTGGATCTCGACCTGGCCTACGCGGTGACCTGCCACAAGTGCCAGGGAAGCAGCGCCTCCCGTGTCGTAGTCCCGGTCTATCCCAGCCGCGTCGTCGACCCGTCCTGGCTCTACACCGCCATGACCAGGGGCGAACGCCAGGTCGTGTTCGTGGGCGATCCGGGCCATTTCGGCGACGCGCTGGCCAAACCGTTCGCGGCAAGCCTGAGACGGGTCGGCCTGCGCTGGGACGGGGTGGGGGAATGA
- a CDS encoding AAA family ATPase yields the protein MIEVSVEMVVSVRDFGVIFSATVLTEGHPDHGRRVRVRADMADVGGVPAAGERWCVDGQVEDMFYGRQVLANALRRLLPTGKLIREFLASHAPGIGQERAGRLWDAFGERLGTVLSDEGAVQEIADVVAPDRPLLAVRLAAAAVASWRNATSEAAALAWFDAHGVSNLAVARRVIRILGDDAVEKLTDNPYLLVPLLPWPVVDGIGLRVLSAGGAPPDDVRRQVGAADEAVKRALAKGDTVLSEADLRSALTRLLRADSDAAVDTAMAAAERNGAVVAGDDGYRAPGAALMEDGIVERLRTLMGRGAESPVRLPPPSRLAELVADVTPERLPLHPQQAAAVMQVLSRPVACLTGGGGTGKTHTCKVLCDAWERLGGEVLLCALAGKAALRLSRSTRRLARTLARTLGELEERERLDRLVEDRDTDADARAAALRKRDTLAGIAATTLVLVDEASMVDVPTLHGIVRRMPDGARLLLVGDQGNRFRFLSLGWVSVGRGLRGSRD from the coding sequence ATGATTGAAGTCTCGGTGGAGATGGTCGTCTCGGTACGCGATTTCGGCGTCATTTTCTCGGCGACCGTCCTGACGGAAGGGCACCCGGACCACGGCCGGCGCGTCAGGGTGCGGGCCGACATGGCCGACGTCGGCGGCGTCCCGGCGGCCGGCGAACGGTGGTGCGTGGACGGCCAGGTCGAGGACATGTTCTACGGGCGCCAGGTGCTGGCGAACGCCCTCCGCCGGCTCCTACCGACCGGCAAGCTGATCCGGGAATTCCTCGCCTCCCACGCGCCGGGCATCGGGCAGGAGCGCGCCGGACGGCTTTGGGACGCCTTCGGCGAACGGCTGGGCACCGTGCTGTCCGACGAGGGCGCCGTTCAGGAGATCGCGGACGTCGTGGCGCCGGACCGCCCGCTGCTCGCTGTCCGGCTCGCCGCCGCCGCGGTCGCATCGTGGAGGAATGCGACGTCCGAGGCTGCCGCCCTCGCATGGTTCGACGCGCACGGCGTCTCGAACCTCGCCGTCGCCCGCCGGGTCATCCGCATCCTCGGCGACGATGCCGTCGAGAAGCTCACGGACAATCCTTACCTGTTAGTGCCGCTGCTGCCCTGGCCGGTCGTCGACGGCATCGGCCTCAGGGTCCTGTCGGCCGGCGGGGCCCCGCCCGACGACGTCCGTCGACAGGTGGGCGCCGCGGACGAGGCCGTGAAGCGTGCACTCGCCAAGGGCGACACGGTGCTGTCGGAGGCCGACCTCCGGTCCGCGCTGACGCGGCTGTTGAGGGCGGACTCGGATGCCGCCGTCGATACCGCCATGGCCGCCGCGGAACGGAACGGTGCGGTCGTGGCGGGCGACGACGGATACCGCGCACCCGGGGCGGCGCTGATGGAAGACGGCATCGTCGAGCGCCTGCGGACGCTGATGGGCCGCGGCGCCGAAAGCCCCGTCCGCCTGCCGCCGCCGAGCCGCCTCGCGGAACTCGTCGCCGACGTCACCCCGGAGCGCCTGCCGCTGCACCCGCAGCAGGCGGCGGCCGTCATGCAGGTCCTGTCGCGACCGGTGGCTTGCCTGACCGGAGGAGGCGGCACGGGAAAGACCCATACCTGCAAGGTGCTTTGCGACGCTTGGGAGCGCCTCGGGGGCGAGGTGCTGTTGTGCGCGCTGGCAGGGAAAGCCGCGCTTCGCTTGTCCCGGTCGACCCGACGCCTCGCCAGGACGCTCGCGCGCACGTTGGGCGAGCTCGAAGAGCGCGAACGTCTCGACCGGTTGGTCGAGGACCGCGACACCGATGCCGACGCGCGGGCGGCGGCGCTGCGCAAGCGGGACACCCTGGCGGGCATTGCCGCCACGACGCTGGTCCTCGTCGACGAGGCGTCGATGGTCGACGTGCCGACCCTCCACGGCATCGTCCGCCGCATGCCGGACGGCGCCCGCCTGCTTCTCGTGGGTGACCAGGGGAATCGCTTCAGGTTTCTTTCGCTTGGATGGGTGTCTGTCGGACGAGGGCTTCGAGGTAGTCGGGATTGA